Proteins found in one Anaerolineae bacterium genomic segment:
- a CDS encoding efflux RND transporter periplasmic adaptor subunit → MKLKFVATMLMVILLAGGVIACSSEPTATPEPVEAQAIQQPNVVSAEAFVVPQQEANLSFEVGGRVTAVEVEEGDEVTAGQTLVQLDNASQQAAVGQAEASLARAEANLGRAEADLARVKAGATAEQIAQAEAALSRAEAALAEIIAGPTEEDIAQAEARVETAQATLNQVLAGARDEDLKAASARLLQAEANVRLAQADYDKFVYGEPEVAEPYGVALQQATLTYEAAQADYEKLLNGATDEDIAVARAGVKEAEAALAKVKAGATPEQIAQAQAEVVRAEAALAELVAGATPEEIASAEAIVEAEKGWIKEGQAGIVSAQTELAKTELKSPFAGTVGARNVDSGEIVSPGEPVISIGDTSRWQIETDDLTEIDVVNVKEGAKVQISVDALPGEEFEGVVTRIKPKSETKAGDVTYTVLIDITKGDTSRLRWGMTTFVDIEVGPDV, encoded by the coding sequence ATGAAACTAAAATTTGTTGCCACCATGTTAATGGTCATCTTATTGGCCGGGGGAGTTATCGCTTGCTCGTCTGAGCCAACAGCAACGCCTGAGCCGGTTGAGGCCCAGGCCATTCAACAGCCCAATGTGGTTTCCGCCGAAGCTTTTGTGGTGCCGCAGCAAGAAGCCAACCTCTCTTTTGAAGTGGGAGGGCGGGTAACTGCGGTTGAAGTTGAAGAAGGCGACGAAGTTACTGCCGGGCAAACCCTGGTCCAGTTAGATAATGCCAGCCAACAGGCAGCGGTGGGGCAGGCCGAGGCCAGTTTGGCTCGCGCTGAAGCCAATTTAGGCCGAGCCGAAGCTGACCTGGCCAGGGTGAAAGCAGGTGCAACAGCGGAGCAAATTGCTCAGGCCGAGGCGGCGCTATCCAGAGCGGAGGCGGCTTTGGCAGAAATCATTGCCGGCCCCACCGAGGAAGATATTGCCCAGGCCGAAGCCAGAGTGGAGACTGCCCAGGCTACGCTGAACCAGGTGTTAGCCGGGGCGCGGGATGAAGACTTAAAAGCTGCGTCGGCCAGGTTATTGCAAGCAGAAGCCAACGTGCGATTAGCCCAGGCCGACTATGACAAGTTTGTTTACGGCGAACCGGAAGTGGCCGAACCTTATGGCGTAGCCTTGCAACAGGCCACCCTGACCTATGAGGCCGCGCAGGCAGACTACGAAAAACTCCTCAATGGGGCCACCGACGAGGATATAGCTGTGGCCCGCGCCGGGGTAAAAGAGGCGGAAGCCGCTTTGGCCAAAGTTAAGGCTGGAGCCACGCCCGAACAGATTGCCCAGGCCCAGGCCGAAGTCGTCAGAGCCGAGGCCGCGCTGGCTGAACTCGTTGCCGGAGCCACACCCGAAGAGATTGCTTCAGCCGAGGCAATTGTTGAAGCAGAGAAAGGCTGGATCAAAGAGGGCCAGGCCGGGATCGTGTCGGCCCAAACTGAACTGGCCAAAACCGAGTTAAAATCACCCTTTGCGGGCACGGTGGGGGCCAGGAATGTTGATTCCGGCGAAATTGTTTCACCGGGGGAACCGGTCATCTCAATAGGTGACACTTCGCGTTGGCAAATTGAAACCGACGACTTGACCGAGATTGACGTGGTAAATGTGAAAGAAGGCGCTAAAGTTCAGATCAGCGTGGACGCGCTGCCCGGCGAAGAGTTTGAAGGGGTAGTGACCCGCATCAAACCCAAATCAGAAACCAAGGCCGGCGATGTGACTTACACTGTGTTGATTGACATCACCAAAGGCGACACCTCGCGCTTGCGCTGGGGCATGACCACTTTTGTTGATATTGAAGTTGGGCCGGATGTATAA